ATGTGTGAACACATGCTcttgacattttttttaaaaaatgtgtttaagaTGTCATTTTATAGCAAAAAAGTTGTGTTTTTCGCCAACTTTACAAAATGGATGAGAAAGCGTTTTAGGATTAAATAAGTTATATTACTTATAACCACTTCGCTTCATTCATCACAAGCGATTGATGCTTCCTCACGACGTTTGTGTTGATTCTTCCTTTCTAGGACGTCAAGTTCATGACGGCAGCCATTTACCAAACTTTCGATAACTATAATTGTGCTGTCAGAAATGGGTGACTATTCTAGCGTTTAAGCCAAAACAAGTTGAGCTGCTGGATTCATGTTTGAAAGCATTTCTGACTGTTTTGTAAGGAACAATGATTCAGCAGTGAGGGGGAAACAGGCCAATCACATTAGATTGAGAAAGGCTAGAGGAAGTATTGTTCCATACTATGGGGATGGCCTCTTGAAAAAAGTCTAGAGAACTCAATCGGGAATTAGACACACTCagtgtttttcaaccaaagttcccagagtggtttatatagatataaataaactggtccgctgtccccaaagggctcacaatctgaaaaagaaacataagatagacgctagcaacagccactggagggatgctgtgctggggatggacagggccagttgctctccccctgctcaatattgAGAATcgctactttaaaaaggtgcctcttggcttaAATTTGTACATTTAAAACCCTGCATTCAGGTGATTCACATATGTAAGAGCATATGTGAACGCATCACTTATAAGAAGGCATAAGGTTCTTTAACCTTATGCCTTCTTATAAGTGATGCGTTCACATGCGCAGTTCCTACTACTTTGTGTATCACGGCGGTCTTGAAGACTAGGAACTTGACTTTGTATTTTAGACAGATTAAGATGGAAATGATCCAGCAGAgcagtatatgtatatgtatgtaccGCATTTCTAACTGCCCTTTCGGTTCCGTTCCAGACAGAGCAGATCAAGAGAGCCAACCGGCTTTATACCAACGACTCCATCTTCCTGAAAAAGACTCTCTACATCCCAGTGGTATCCAAGGCCGTGACGAACGGATTAAATCTCGATGAGGATGtagaggaggtggaggaagaggtGGAGGAAAAGGCGGAGGCGGCCGCGGCCGCAGAATCTAGTCACCCTGAGCCTGTCAAGATGCAGAAGTCCCAACGGAAGAACGGTGCCTCGGCCTCCAAACACGATCTCTCCGCCTCGGATTTCCTCTTCAAGCTGGACTCTGAGATCCGCCGCTCCAAGCAGGCTGCCACCAAAAAGCTGCGGGATGGCGAGAGCGTGTGAGTGTGCCCTGTCCTTTCCCACAAAGACTAGCCAGGATCATAGAATCCGAAGGCCCAGAAAGGCTGCCGCCAAAGTGGAGGGAAGCCCACCACCAGCTCCCAGCAGATTAATCCGCACAATCCAGGCCGTGTTGTGCAGCAAGCGGCTTATGGCAGCACTTGTGTTTAGGTGGCTCATGCAAGCCAGTCCAGCTGAATTTTGGAAAGGTGTCATCTGGGTTGCGGTGCTTTTGATATGGGTGTTCCAGGGATGTCCCCGGTTGACGCTCCACCAAGCAAATGAGAAACctcacctctctctcttctccgGGGTGAAAAGCCTAGAGCTATCCCATCTCATCcgcttcctcctctccctccacctTGGCCTGAGCCacgtctacaccaggcctgcttaactttggctcccccagctgtttttggagtacagctcccataatctactactactaataataataatttatatactgcttttcaaccaaagttctcaaagctgtttacatagaaaaatatgtaaacccattaaattaattaaaacataattaattaagatggcTAAGGAGGGGGAGCTTAATTAAGATCCACTAAGgagggggagctggtcttgtggtagcaagcatgacttgtcccttatagctaagcagggtctgccctggttgcgtatgaatgggagactagaagtgtgagccctggaagagattcccctcaggggatggagccactctgggaagagcatctaggctccaagttccctccctggcagcatctccaagattgggctgagagagtctcctgcccgcaaccttggagaagccgctgccagtctgagctagatagaccaatggtctgactcagtatggcagcttcctctgttccacaagggctcacaatctgaaaacgaAACataagcagccactggagggatgctgtgctggggctagatagggccagttgctctccccctgcaaaatttaagagaatcgccactttaaaaggtgttgcTTTGCTCTGTTaggatccccagccacagtggccaatagccagggattatgggagatgtaggccaacatctgcaggagggccgaagttgagctggcctggtctacacagactggcagcggctcctccaaggttgcagcaggcaggagtctctctcagccctctcttggagatgctgccagggagggaatgtggagccttctgcatgcaagcaggccccatcccctcaggggaatatcttacagcactcacatgtagtctcgcaTCCAaaggcaagccagggcagaccctgcttagcaaaggggacaattcatgcttgcaaccacaggaccagctctctacAAACCTCCTTGTCCCAAGGTCTCAGGTGTGGGTTTCAGTCTTATCCCAGACATCTAATGTCTTTTTCTGGAGTTTAATTACTATACAGCGAGATGCTAAGCCTTCAGCTAGCCTCGAACCCATGACACGTCTGCTCGAGaggctcatgcccttaacctcaaATCTGGAAAAAGAGGCCAGTTACAGGCATTACATAGCAAAAGGCACTTTGCCTGTGCTTAGAAGCCTTCTGGTTCCTCCATACGTTCCAGGGCTGAACCCTGGCCTTGGAAGTGGAGCTCAGCCCTGCATGCCCCAGCTTGAACGAAGCCCTTGTTTTACTTCCTAAAACATTCTTGCagaaaagataaagtgtgccgttgagtcggtgttgactcctggcgaccacagagccctgtggttttcttggtagagtacaggaggggttgaccatggcctcctcctgcccagtatgagacgatgcctttcagcctcttcctatatagctgctgcccgatatcggcgTCTCCCAtcgtctggggaacataccagcggggatttgaaccggcaacagGGATGGAATGTGCTTGGTGTCAGAGGTTGTGGCCACCAGAGGGCGGCATTGCTCTGTAGAGGTCTCCACCACATTTTATTCACAAGTGTGTCATTTTGATTCCATACAGCCCCCTTCCCACTTCTTACTGCGTTTCGGCAAAATGCATACTTTATCACAAGAGGTTTGCAACACTGCaggaagcaggatgttggactagatgagggctaggcagccttggctctccagcttttgttgaactacaactgggggtgatgggagttgtcgttcaacagcagctggagagccaaggctgcctagtcctcagctagatggacccttggtcAGATCCAAAAAGGTGTCTCTTAGGAGTGACACACTCAtaggaatgcaggaagctgccttctactgagtcagaccattggtccgtccagctcagtcttgtccacactgactggcagcagtttctccaaggttgtaggcaggagtctctcccaggcctacctggagatggtgccagggaatgaacctgatgccctcccactgagctatgccccatcccttaaggggaatgaatatcttacagcaggcagaactctcatgtagtcacccatcccagtgcaaaccggggcagaccctgcttcgcaaagggaaCCATTcctgctcgctactgcaagacccagctcttctcccaagaATCtgacctctccctctctctcccttttctctgCTCCAGCATTCTTCGGGATGAGTCAGGATGCAGCCCTGGGCCCTCCTCCTATCAGAACCAGCCTTCTCCTCGCTCCCAGCAGCGGGCCGTCCTTGGTCCCGTGCCGCTCACCAAAATTGCCCGCGCAGACAGCCTCCGTGACCAAGAAGATGAGATCTTCAAGCTCTGATGCCTGCcgcttccctctctctctgtcctggCAGCCCCCCGGGGACATGCGTCACATCCTAACCACCTCTAGTGAGTGTCCCTCCAGCCCTGACGTTTTCCCCAAGGGTGCGAGTGGCTCTGGAAAGAGTCAGGGGATGGTGATGGTTTTTCCACTTGAAGAAAGAACATCCATGGGACCCGAGAGAATGCCCCAGAGATGGGCAGCCGAAGGGGCCACGCCTCCAGGAAAGGAGAGAGCAACGTTGAGCGAATGTCCCCCATAATTCCTTTCTTTGTCTCCCCGCAGACTCTGGACGGCCCCTTTGGGGTGTGTTTCCATCAGTGTTCTGAGTCCCTTTGCTGctgtgtctccctccctccctccctcccacccccacatctcTATTTATTGCCTCTGCAACCCAAGTGCTTTTTGACCCATCTAGGCTTCTGTCCTTGTACCGCCTCAGATCTGAGGCAAAGATTCTCACAATCCTTATTAGTCAATCTTAGGGGTGGCACGAGGCCTGCTTTAATGGCAACGGCAGTGATCACACTGAGCAGGCAGATTCCTCTCCACCCCAAGGGTAAGCTTTCCGGCAGGACAGGAATGGCCGCCAGTGGAATTCTGGGCAAGACTCTGCCATCTTGGTTTCGCGCTTCACTCGCCGGCCACTTGCAGGGGGTGGGCGatactgccttctgattggctgagGGGAGGATTTCTGAGCTGCGACAGAGCAACCCTCCCACCTCGAGGCTTTTTCTCCTGTGATCTCAGAATATTATtgtcacagcccccccccccccccccggccaaggTTGTATAGCATACCCTGTGATTAAATAGCCAGCAGGTTTTGCTGACGTTCGGGAATTGCGTTTGTATTCCTTTTCTTCCCACAGCCAAAGAAGAGCCTTCGTAGTGTTGGTGGTTTAGGGTGGTGATTCCTAAAACGTGGCCTTGGGCATATCGCAAGCCGGCAAGGGGCGAGCTAATTCCAAGCCCACCCACAGAGAGGAGGCTGCATAGGTCTGGCCTTGCCAGATCTTCAGTTATATATCCGTATCTGATGTGACGGGAACGTTGAATCAACCCCCCACTGCAAAGGCTGAAGAGAAATTCTCAAAAGCGTCGATCTGTGGTTCTGGCTGGGCCTCCTATTCAGCCTTGATTGAGTGATTGGACGGTTCAGTCGCTTGCAGTGCAGAGCCTCAACAGTGTGACCCACCCTGGGGGAGGCTGTCTGCAGTGATTCACAGCAAAACGCAAGGTGCAGGAATTAATACTCTTTTGCACTCCAACAGGAGGCcttttgggctgcaagggagagGCGTTATCCTAACTTTAATTTGGGAAGAAAGTGCAATTCAGCCATGGGAGGTTTGAGAAATGCCGGCTTAGTGGGGG
The Hemicordylus capensis ecotype Gifberg chromosome 14, rHemCap1.1.pri, whole genome shotgun sequence genome window above contains:
- the LYSMD1 gene encoding lysM and putative peptidoglycan-binding domain-containing protein 1, whose translation is MASPSKKGSPGGGRLLQGSRTRSYGSLVKSVSSPVRERRVEHHLEPGDTLQGLAVKYGVTTEQIKRANRLYTNDSIFLKKTLYIPVVSKAVTNGLNLDEDVEEVEEEVEEKAEAAAAAESSHPEPVKMQKSQRKNGASASKHDLSASDFLFKLDSEIRRSKQAATKKLRDGESVILRDESGCSPGPSSYQNQPSPRSQQRAVLGPVPLTKIARADSLRDQEDEIFKL